A section of the Streptomyces sp. CG1 genome encodes:
- a CDS encoding pirin family protein yields MTDVRRAGERYPGGDPEAGIESWHAFSFGPHYDPGNLRFGAVIACNEERLAPGAGFDEHPHSHTEIVTWVVEGELTHRDSTGHETRVRPGDVQRLSSAAGVRHVERNDGSSPLTFIQMWLAPRDPGGVPSYEIVPGIADSTPYAVPAAGAMLHVRRLVAGERTAVPDAAYVYVHVVRGEAVLAGERLGPGDSARLTNPEGLEAVGGTSVELLMWEMGA; encoded by the coding sequence GTGACGGACGTACGGCGCGCCGGTGAGCGCTACCCCGGGGGCGACCCCGAGGCCGGAATCGAGTCCTGGCATGCCTTCTCCTTCGGCCCGCACTACGACCCCGGCAATCTGCGCTTCGGTGCGGTGATCGCCTGCAACGAGGAGCGGCTCGCGCCCGGCGCCGGTTTCGACGAACACCCGCACAGCCACACCGAGATCGTCACCTGGGTGGTCGAGGGCGAGCTGACCCACCGCGATTCCACGGGCCATGAGACAAGGGTGCGCCCCGGCGACGTCCAGCGCCTCAGCTCGGCGGCGGGCGTCCGCCACGTGGAGCGCAACGACGGCTCGTCGCCGCTCACCTTCATCCAGATGTGGCTGGCCCCACGGGACCCCGGCGGGGTGCCGTCGTACGAGATCGTTCCCGGCATCGCCGACTCCACGCCGTACGCGGTACCGGCAGCAGGCGCGATGCTCCACGTTCGCCGCCTGGTGGCGGGGGAGCGAACGGCTGTGCCGGACGCGGCGTACGTGTATGTGCACGTGGTGCGGGGGGAGGCCGTGCTGGCAGGGGAAAGGCTCGGACCAGGCGATTCAGCCCGTCTTACGAACCCGGAGGGGCTGGAGGCGGTGGGTGGGACGTCGGTGGAACTGCTCATGTGGGAGATGGGGGCGTAA
- a CDS encoding PucR family transcriptional regulator, whose amino-acid sequence MPEPESRSSEPHAGHHAHDVHAHAATLKRLEKSSGSLAAQAIARMDETLPWYRAMPPENRSWIGLVAQAGIAAFTEWFRHPDAPQAISTDVFGTAPRELTRAITLRQTVEMVRTTIEVMESAIDEVAAPGDEGVLREALLVYAREIAFATAQVYAQAAEARGAWDARLESLVVNAVLSGEADEGAVSRAAALGWNSPEHVCVVLGTAPDGDSELTVEAIRRASRHAKLQVLTGVLGDRLVVIAGGSSNPLAVAKSLIGPFAAGPVVAGPVVPDLLAATRSAQAAAAGLKACSAWQDAPRPVLADDLLPERAIAGDPSAREQLVEEIYRPLEEAGSALLETLSVYLEQASSLEGAARMLFVHPNTVRYRLRRVTDVTGWSPSDVRSAFTLRIALILGRLADGEAPA is encoded by the coding sequence GTGCCCGAACCCGAATCCCGCAGCAGCGAGCCGCACGCCGGTCACCACGCACACGACGTCCACGCGCACGCCGCGACCCTGAAGCGGCTGGAGAAGTCCTCCGGGTCCCTCGCCGCGCAGGCCATCGCGCGCATGGACGAGACCCTGCCGTGGTACCGGGCCATGCCCCCGGAGAACCGCTCCTGGATCGGGCTCGTGGCCCAGGCGGGTATCGCGGCCTTCACCGAGTGGTTCCGGCACCCGGACGCCCCGCAGGCGATCTCCACCGATGTGTTCGGGACCGCGCCGCGCGAGCTGACCCGGGCCATCACGCTGCGGCAGACCGTGGAGATGGTGCGGACCACCATCGAGGTCATGGAGAGCGCCATCGACGAGGTGGCCGCTCCCGGTGACGAGGGTGTGCTGCGTGAGGCGCTGCTCGTCTACGCCCGGGAGATCGCCTTCGCCACCGCGCAGGTGTACGCCCAGGCCGCCGAGGCACGCGGTGCCTGGGACGCGCGGCTGGAGTCCCTCGTCGTGAACGCCGTGCTGAGCGGGGAAGCGGACGAAGGAGCCGTCAGCCGGGCCGCCGCCCTCGGATGGAACTCGCCCGAGCATGTGTGTGTCGTGCTCGGGACCGCGCCCGACGGGGACAGTGAGCTGACCGTCGAGGCCATTCGGCGGGCCTCCCGGCATGCCAAGCTGCAGGTGCTCACCGGGGTGCTCGGGGACCGGCTCGTCGTCATCGCGGGGGGCAGTTCCAATCCGCTCGCCGTCGCCAAGTCGCTGATCGGGCCCTTTGCCGCCGGGCCGGTGGTCGCGGGGCCCGTCGTACCGGATCTGCTGGCCGCCACGCGGTCCGCGCAGGCCGCCGCCGCGGGTCTGAAGGCGTGTTCCGCCTGGCAGGACGCGCCGCGGCCGGTGCTGGCGGACGATCTGCTGCCGGAGCGCGCGATCGCGGGCGATCCGAGCGCCCGCGAGCAACTGGTGGAGGAGATCTACAGACCGCTGGAGGAGGCGGGCTCGGCGCTCCTCGAGACCCTGAGTGTCTACCTCGAGCAGGCGAGCAGCCTGGAAGGCGCCGCCCGGATGCTCTTCGTTCACCCGAACACCGTGCGCTACCGGCTCCGACGTGTGACTGACGTCACCGGCTGGTCGCCATCGGATGTACGATCCGCGTTCACACTGCGGATCGCGCTCATCCTCGGGCGTCTGGCCGACGGCGAGGCCCCGGCATAG
- a CDS encoding ACP S-malonyltransferase, translating to MLVLVAPGQGAQTPGFLTPWLDLPGVQDRLRDWSAVLDLDLLHYGTNADADEIRDTAIAQPLLVAAGLLSGAALGDISEIAPAAVAGHSVGEITAAAFAGVLDDEDALRLVRRRGLAMAEAAAITETGMSALLGGDPETSVAHLEKLGLTPANINGAGQIVAAGTLEQLAALNEDKPEGVRKVVALKVAGAFHTRHMAPAVETLAKAAAELTPADPTVRYVSNKDGQAVATGAEVLERLVGQVANPVRWDLCMETFKELGVTALIEVCPGGTLTGLAKRALPGVKTLALKTPDDLDAARELISEHAGAGA from the coding sequence GTGCTCGTACTCGTCGCTCCCGGCCAGGGCGCCCAGACGCCCGGCTTCCTGACCCCCTGGCTGGATCTGCCCGGTGTCCAGGACCGTCTGCGTGACTGGTCCGCTGTCCTCGATCTAGACCTGCTGCACTACGGCACGAACGCCGACGCGGACGAGATCCGTGACACCGCGATCGCCCAGCCGCTGCTGGTCGCCGCCGGTCTCCTGTCCGGCGCGGCACTCGGTGACATCTCTGAGATCGCGCCGGCCGCGGTCGCCGGTCACAGCGTCGGCGAGATCACCGCCGCCGCCTTCGCGGGCGTCCTGGACGACGAGGACGCCCTCCGCCTGGTCCGCAGGCGCGGGCTGGCGATGGCCGAGGCCGCCGCGATCACCGAGACGGGCATGTCGGCGCTGCTCGGCGGCGACCCCGAGACCTCCGTGGCGCATCTGGAGAAGCTGGGCCTGACCCCGGCGAACATCAACGGCGCGGGCCAGATCGTCGCCGCGGGCACGCTGGAGCAGCTCGCCGCGCTGAACGAGGACAAGCCCGAGGGCGTCCGCAAGGTCGTCGCGCTGAAGGTCGCCGGCGCCTTCCACACCCGTCACATGGCTCCCGCCGTCGAGACGCTGGCCAAGGCCGCCGCGGAGCTGACGCCCGCCGACCCCACGGTCCGTTACGTCTCCAACAAGGACGGCCAGGCCGTCGCGACCGGCGCCGAGGTCCTGGAGCGGCTGGTCGGCCAGGTCGCCAACCCGGTGCGCTGGGACCTGTGCATGGAGACGTTCAAGGAGCTGGGCGTCACCGCGCTCATCGAGGTGTGCCCGGGCGGCACGCTGACCGGCCTGGCCAAGCGGGCGCTGCCCGGCGTCAAGACGCTGGCCCTGAAGACCCCCGACGATCTCGACGCGGCCCGTGAGCTCATCTCCGAGCACGCCGGCGCCGGCGCCTAA
- a CDS encoding ketoacyl-ACP synthase III: MAKIKPSKGAPYARILGVGGYRPTRVVPNEVILEKIDSSDEWIRSRSGIETRHWAGPEETVAAMSIEAAGKAIADAGIGAERIGAVVVSTVSHFSQTPAVATEIADKLGTDKAAAFDISAGCAGFGYGLTLAKGMVVEGSAEYVLVIGVERLSDLTDLEDRATAFLFGDGAGAVVVGPSQEPAIGPTVWGSEGDKAETIKQTVPWDRFRIGDLGALPVDSEGNVKFPAITQEGQAVFRWAVYEMAKVAQQALDAAGISADELDVFIPHQANVRIIDSMVKTLKLPEHVTVARDIRTTGNTSAASIPLAMERLLATGEAKSGDTALVIGFGAGLVYAATVVTLP; encoded by the coding sequence ATGGCGAAGATCAAGCCCAGCAAGGGCGCCCCGTATGCGCGCATCCTCGGCGTCGGCGGCTACCGGCCGACCCGGGTGGTGCCCAACGAGGTGATCCTCGAGAAGATCGACTCGTCCGACGAGTGGATCCGCTCGCGCTCCGGCATCGAGACCCGGCACTGGGCCGGTCCCGAGGAGACCGTAGCCGCGATGTCCATCGAGGCCGCCGGCAAGGCGATCGCGGACGCCGGTATCGGAGCCGAGCGGATCGGCGCGGTCGTCGTCTCGACCGTGTCGCACTTCAGCCAGACCCCGGCCGTCGCCACCGAGATCGCCGACAAGCTGGGCACCGACAAGGCCGCCGCCTTCGACATCTCGGCCGGCTGCGCGGGCTTCGGCTACGGCCTCACCCTCGCCAAGGGCATGGTGGTGGAAGGTTCCGCCGAGTACGTGCTCGTCATCGGCGTGGAGCGGCTCAGCGACCTGACCGACCTGGAGGACCGGGCCACGGCCTTCCTGTTCGGCGACGGCGCCGGCGCGGTCGTCGTCGGTCCCTCGCAGGAGCCGGCCATCGGCCCGACCGTGTGGGGCTCCGAGGGCGACAAGGCAGAGACGATCAAGCAGACCGTCCCCTGGGACCGGTTCCGGATCGGTGACCTCGGCGCACTGCCGGTGGACAGCGAGGGCAACGTCAAGTTCCCCGCCATCACGCAGGAAGGCCAGGCGGTGTTCCGCTGGGCCGTGTACGAGATGGCGAAGGTCGCCCAGCAGGCGCTGGACGCGGCCGGGATCAGCGCGGACGAGCTCGACGTCTTCATCCCGCACCAGGCCAATGTGCGGATCATCGACTCGATGGTGAAGACTCTCAAACTGCCGGAGCATGTCACGGTCGCCCGGGACATCCGCACCACCGGCAACACCTCGGCCGCCTCGATTCCGCTCGCGATGGAGCGGCTCCTGGCGACCGGGGAGGCGAAGAGCGGTGACACCGCGCTCGTCATCGGATTCGGGGCGGGTCTCGTCTACGCCGCCACGGTCGTTACCCTCCCCTAG
- a CDS encoding acyl carrier protein, protein MAATQEEIVKGLAEIVNEIAGIPVEDVQLDKSFTDDLDVDSLSMVEVVVAAEERFDVKIPDEDVKNLKTVGDATKYILDHQA, encoded by the coding sequence ATGGCCGCCACTCAGGAAGAGATCGTCAAGGGTCTCGCCGAGATCGTGAACGAGATCGCTGGCATCCCGGTTGAGGACGTCCAGTTGGACAAGTCCTTCACCGACGACCTGGACGTCGACTCGCTGTCCATGGTCGAGGTCGTCGTCGCCGCCGAGGAGCGCTTCGACGTGAAGATCCCGGACGAGGACGTCAAGAACCTCAAGACCGTGGGCGACGCGACCAAGTACATCCTCGACCACCAGGCCTGA
- a CDS encoding beta-ketoacyl synthase — MSPTNRTVVVTGIGATTPLGGDAASTWEALIAGKSGVKPLQQDWAAEQAVKIAAPIAVEPTEVIPRPQARRLDRSAQFALIAAQEAWRDAGFTDKAGEDGNVDPDRLGAVIASGIGGVTTLLDQYDVLREKGVRRVSPHTVPMLMPNGPSANVGLLVGARAGVHTPVSACASGAEAIGYAIEMIRTGRADVVVAGGTEAAIHPLPIAAFGNMMAMSKNNENPQGASRPYDVDRDGFVLGEGAGVIVLESAEHAARRGARVYAEAVGQGVSADSHDIVQPEPEGRGISHALQNLMDNNDLDPAEIVHVNAHATSTPAGDIAELKALRKVFGDDADHMAVSATKSMTGHLLGGAGGVESVATVLALYHRVAPPTINLDNIDPEAEANADVVRGEARKLPVEGRIAALNDSFGFGGHNVVLAFRTV; from the coding sequence GTGAGCCCGACCAATCGCACCGTGGTCGTCACCGGTATCGGCGCAACCACACCGCTGGGTGGCGACGCAGCCTCGACCTGGGAGGCCCTGATCGCCGGCAAGTCCGGTGTCAAGCCTCTGCAGCAGGACTGGGCGGCCGAGCAGGCCGTCAAGATCGCGGCCCCCATCGCCGTGGAGCCCACCGAGGTCATCCCACGGCCGCAGGCCCGCAGGCTGGACCGTTCCGCGCAGTTCGCGCTGATCGCCGCTCAGGAGGCCTGGAGGGACGCGGGCTTCACCGACAAGGCCGGCGAGGACGGCAACGTCGACCCGGACCGGCTCGGTGCCGTCATCGCCTCCGGCATCGGCGGCGTGACGACTCTGCTCGACCAGTACGACGTGCTCAGGGAGAAGGGCGTACGCCGCGTCTCCCCGCACACCGTCCCCATGCTGATGCCGAACGGCCCCTCGGCCAACGTGGGCCTGCTCGTGGGCGCCCGCGCGGGCGTGCACACGCCGGTCTCCGCCTGCGCCTCGGGCGCCGAGGCCATCGGCTACGCCATCGAGATGATCCGCACCGGCCGCGCCGACGTCGTCGTCGCCGGCGGTACGGAGGCCGCCATCCACCCGCTGCCCATCGCCGCGTTCGGCAACATGATGGCGATGTCCAAGAACAACGAGAACCCGCAGGGTGCCTCGCGTCCCTACGACGTCGACCGCGACGGCTTCGTCCTCGGCGAGGGCGCGGGCGTGATCGTCCTGGAGTCCGCCGAGCACGCGGCCAGGCGCGGTGCGCGCGTCTACGCCGAGGCGGTCGGGCAGGGCGTCTCCGCCGACAGCCACGACATCGTGCAGCCGGAGCCGGAGGGCCGCGGCATCTCGCACGCGCTGCAGAACCTGATGGACAACAACGACCTGGACCCGGCCGAGATCGTGCACGTCAACGCGCACGCCACCTCGACGCCGGCCGGTGACATCGCCGAGCTGAAGGCGCTGCGGAAGGTGTTCGGCGACGACGCGGACCACATGGCGGTCTCCGCGACCAAGTCGATGACCGGCCACCTCCTCGGTGGCGCGGGCGGCGTGGAGTCGGTCGCGACGGTGCTCGCGCTGTACCACCGGGTGGCGCCGCCGACGATCAACCTCGACAACATCGACCCCGAGGCGGAGGCCAACGCCGACGTCGTCCGGGGCGAGGCCCGGAAGCTGCCCGTCGAGGGCCGCATCGCCGCGCTGAACGACTCGTTCGGCTTCGGCGGGCACAACGTGGTGCTGGCGTTCCGCACCGTCTGA
- a CDS encoding DUF3145 domain-containing protein, with product MTTRGVLYVHSAPRALCPHVEWAVAGVLGTRVSLDWIRQPAAPGTWRSEFSWQGQVGTASKLASALRGWHLLRFEVTAEPCPTAEGERYSCTPDLGIFHAVTGIHGDILIPEDRLRAALTRAQREETDLEAEIAKLLGKPWDDELEPFRYAGEGAPVRWLHQVV from the coding sequence GTGACGACACGTGGAGTTCTGTACGTGCACTCCGCGCCGCGCGCGCTGTGCCCGCACGTCGAGTGGGCCGTCGCCGGGGTGCTCGGCACGCGGGTCAGCCTCGACTGGATCCGGCAGCCCGCGGCCCCCGGCACCTGGCGCTCCGAGTTCTCCTGGCAGGGCCAGGTCGGTACGGCCTCAAAGCTGGCCTCAGCGCTGCGCGGCTGGCACCTCCTGCGCTTCGAGGTCACCGCCGAGCCCTGCCCGACCGCCGAGGGCGAGCGCTACAGCTGCACCCCCGACCTCGGCATCTTCCACGCCGTCACCGGCATCCACGGCGACATCCTGATCCCCGAGGACCGCCTCCGGGCGGCCCTGACCCGCGCTCAGCGCGAGGAGACCGACCTGGAAGCGGAGATCGCCAAGCTCCTGGGCAAGCCGTGGGACGACGAACTGGAGCCTTTCAGGTACGCGGGCGAGGGCGCACCGGTCCGCTGGCTGCACCAGGTGGTGTGA
- a CDS encoding SGNH/GDSL hydrolase family protein, whose product MRKRSSRGRGALAVVAAAVLGLAGCDAGSSPAPKGAKDRASRPAPLWNRSPASIAAVGDSITRGFDACTVLSDCPEVSWATGSDAKVDSLAVRLLGVAGAAERSWNYAETGARVADLPDQMSQAAARDPELVTVMVGANDACRSSARAMTSVSDFRADFEEALRTLRETRPKTQVYVASVPNLKRLWSEGRTNPLGKQVWKLGICPSMLSDADNLTSAAVVRRDRVQQRVMEYNKVLKEVCAKDRRCRFDGGAVYDYRFGTDQLSHWDWFHPSKDGQARLAAIAYRTITAANPVA is encoded by the coding sequence ATGCGGAAGCGAAGCAGCCGTGGGCGGGGCGCTCTCGCCGTCGTGGCGGCCGCCGTGCTGGGCCTGGCCGGCTGCGACGCCGGGAGTTCACCCGCGCCCAAGGGCGCCAAGGACCGTGCCTCCAGACCCGCGCCGCTGTGGAACCGCAGCCCGGCCTCGATCGCCGCGGTCGGCGACTCCATCACGCGTGGCTTCGACGCGTGCACGGTGCTGTCGGACTGCCCCGAGGTGTCGTGGGCGACGGGCAGTGACGCGAAGGTCGACAGCCTGGCGGTGCGGCTGCTCGGGGTCGCGGGCGCGGCGGAGCGCAGCTGGAACTACGCGGAGACCGGCGCCCGGGTGGCGGACCTGCCGGATCAGATGTCCCAGGCGGCGGCGCGCGACCCCGAGTTGGTGACGGTGATGGTGGGCGCGAACGACGCCTGCCGGTCCTCGGCGCGGGCGATGACCTCGGTGAGCGACTTCCGCGCGGACTTCGAGGAGGCGCTGCGCACGCTGCGTGAGACGCGGCCGAAGACGCAGGTGTACGTGGCGAGCGTGCCGAACCTGAAGCGGCTGTGGTCCGAGGGGCGGACCAATCCGCTGGGCAAGCAGGTGTGGAAGCTCGGCATCTGCCCGTCGATGCTGTCCGACGCGGACAATCTGACCAGCGCGGCCGTGGTCCGCCGGGACCGGGTGCAGCAGCGGGTGATGGAGTACAACAAGGTGCTGAAGGAGGTCTGCGCCAAGGACCGCCGCTGCCGCTTCGACGGAGGCGCGGTCTACGACTACCGCTTCGGCACGGACCAGCTCAGCCACTGGGACTGGTTCCATCCCAGCAAGGACGGCCAGGCCCGGCTGGCGGCGATCGCGTACCGGACGATCACCGCGGCCAATCCGGTCGCGTAG
- a CDS encoding aldose epimerase family protein has product MSELFGTLSDGTEVHRWTLERAGTRVEVLTYGGIVRSVRVPDREGRTADVVLGFAGLEGYLAHPEPYFGALVGRYANRIAHARFPLDGAVYALEPNSGPNSLHGGGRGFDKRVWEAKPAGQHGVRLHRVSPHGEEGFPGRVEVSATYSLDASGALRIAYEAVTDAPTVINLTNHSYFNLAGSGHAGGHELRLAASRFTPVDADLIPTGVLADVTGSRFDFRTSRKVGSGYDHNFVLDKGATAAPQEVAELHDPASGRTLTVSTTEPGLQLYTADHLTEPFAPVDGIALETQHFPDSPNHPDFPGTELRPGRVFRSETVYGFGVR; this is encoded by the coding sequence ATGAGCGAACTTTTCGGCACACTTTCCGACGGCACCGAGGTCCATCGCTGGACGCTGGAGCGCGCCGGGACGCGGGTGGAGGTCCTGACGTACGGCGGGATCGTGCGGTCGGTGCGGGTGCCGGACCGGGAGGGCCGCACGGCCGACGTGGTGCTGGGCTTCGCCGGCTTGGAGGGCTATCTCGCGCACCCGGAACCGTACTTCGGCGCCCTGGTCGGCCGGTACGCCAACCGGATCGCGCACGCCCGCTTCCCGCTGGACGGCGCGGTCTACGCCCTGGAGCCGAACAGCGGCCCGAACTCCCTGCACGGCGGCGGGCGCGGTTTCGACAAGCGGGTGTGGGAGGCGAAGCCCGCCGGGCAGCACGGGGTGCGGCTGCACCGGGTGAGCCCGCACGGGGAGGAGGGCTTCCCGGGCCGGGTCGAGGTGTCGGCGACGTACTCGCTGGACGCGTCCGGAGCGCTGCGGATCGCCTACGAGGCGGTCACGGACGCGCCGACGGTGATCAACCTCACCAACCACAGCTACTTCAACCTGGCCGGCTCGGGCCATGCGGGCGGGCACGAACTGCGGCTCGCCGCCTCCCGTTTCACCCCGGTCGACGCGGACCTGATTCCGACGGGCGTCCTGGCGGACGTGACCGGCTCCCGGTTCGACTTCCGCACCTCCCGCAAGGTCGGCTCGGGCTACGACCACAACTTCGTCCTGGACAAGGGCGCGACCGCCGCCCCGCAGGAGGTCGCCGAACTCCACGACCCGGCCTCCGGGCGAACCCTGACGGTGTCGACGACCGAGCCGGGCCTCCAGCTCTACACGGCCGACCACCTGACGGAGCCCTTCGCCCCGGTCGACGGCATCGCCCTGGAGACCCAGCACTTCCCGGATTCGCCGAACCATCCGGACTTCCCGGGGACGGAGCTGAGGCCGGGTCGGGTCTTCCGCTCGGAGACGGTGTACGGGTTCGGGGTCCGTTAG